One region of Chryseobacterium sp. SORGH_AS_0447 genomic DNA includes:
- the folP gene encoding dihydropteroate synthase: MQHQGLSLEYHTLNCNGKLVDLSRPKIMGILNLTPDSFSDGGKFNNESSALLHTEKMLKEGAEIIDIGPQSTRPNAEFMTAGEEINRIGNMISLIKKEFPEALISLDTFYSETVRFGFNEGIDLINDISGGQYDEKMFETAAETRLPYILMHVNPSYETMHDKIKFEDIIVSVNRYFSEKSAELLAKGVQDIILDPGFGFGKTVADQMKMIDEVKYLGFERFPLLIGISRKSFIYKPLGKAPGDINEETQKLHLKVLQQGAKILRVHDVAEAKKTVDLFLKGSV, from the coding sequence ATGCAACATCAAGGATTATCTCTCGAATATCACACGTTAAACTGCAACGGAAAGCTGGTGGATTTATCCCGTCCGAAAATCATGGGAATCCTGAACCTGACGCCGGATTCTTTTTCCGATGGCGGTAAATTCAATAACGAAAGCTCAGCTCTTTTGCATACCGAGAAAATGCTGAAAGAAGGGGCGGAGATCATTGATATCGGTCCCCAGTCTACGCGGCCCAATGCGGAATTTATGACTGCCGGAGAAGAAATAAACCGGATCGGGAATATGATTTCTTTAATTAAAAAAGAATTTCCAGAAGCTTTGATCTCCCTCGATACCTTTTACTCGGAAACAGTAAGGTTCGGCTTCAATGAAGGGATTGATCTGATTAATGATATTTCCGGCGGGCAGTATGATGAAAAGATGTTTGAAACGGCTGCAGAAACAAGGCTGCCATACATCCTGATGCATGTAAACCCTTCCTATGAAACCATGCACGACAAAATAAAGTTCGAAGATATTATTGTTTCTGTCAACCGGTATTTCTCGGAAAAGTCGGCTGAACTGCTGGCGAAAGGTGTTCAGGATATTATACTGGATCCGGGATTCGGCTTTGGCAAAACAGTAGCAGACCAGATGAAGATGATTGATGAAGTAAAGTATCTCGGTTTCGAAAGATTTCCCCTGCTGATCGGAATTTCCAGAAAATCATTTATCTACAAACCGCTTGGAAAAGCCCCGGGAGACATTAACGAAGAAACGCAGAAGCTTCACCTGAAGGTCCTGCAGCAAGGCGCAAAAATCCTGAGGGTGCATGATGTTGCGGAAGCGAAAAAGACGGTAGATCTGTTTTTGAAGGGCAGTGTTTGA
- a CDS encoding DUF1599 domain-containing protein has translation MSETSVQFGKIISQCRELFSKKLQDYGAAWRVLRPSSITDQIYIKVNRIRTLQMTDKKMVDESEEDEFIAIVNYSIIGLIQLEKGFSNDFNENKEEIMRLYDRYATEAQQLMERKNHDYGEAWRDMRISSITDLIYQKVLRTKQIEDNQGVTIVSEGLDANYFDMLNYAVFCLIKFSEKANPLE, from the coding sequence ATGTCAGAAACTTCAGTACAGTTCGGGAAAATTATTAGTCAGTGCCGCGAATTATTCAGCAAAAAATTACAGGATTACGGGGCAGCATGGAGGGTTTTGAGACCAAGTTCGATTACGGACCAGATTTACATCAAAGTAAACAGGATCCGTACCCTGCAGATGACCGATAAAAAAATGGTGGACGAAAGTGAGGAAGATGAATTCATCGCCATCGTCAATTACTCGATCATCGGACTGATCCAGCTTGAAAAAGGCTTTTCTAACGATTTTAACGAAAATAAGGAAGAAATCATGCGGCTGTACGATCGCTACGCAACGGAAGCCCAGCAGCTGATGGAGCGGAAAAACCATGATTATGGTGAAGCATGGAGGGATATGAGAATTTCTTCCATTACCGATCTGATCTATCAGAAAGTACTGAGAACGAAGCAAATTGAAGACAACCAGGGAGTAACGATCGTTTCGGAAGGCCTGGATGCCAATTATTTTGACATGCTGAATTACGCCGTTTTCTGCCTGATTAAATTTTCTGAAAAAGCAAACCCCTTAGAATAA
- a CDS encoding BT_3928 family protein encodes MLKGLLRFVIAVIFILSGFVKAVDLVGFSFKMEEYFSPTVFDMPFFEKFALPLSIIVVVLELLLGFMLLIKLKLKFTLSALIALCIFFGFLTFYSAYYNVVTDCGCFGDAIKFTPWQSFIKDVVLLIGLVIVFILYGKDFKKKDAYSYNPKKESGNKFKYILLGIFTVAMILVGAHGIVHEPLIDFRDYKIGTDIKAEKAKISKNPSEYKTFYSLKNSKTGETVKVNQDDYIKETKYWAEGSPWKIEEGKNESVLIKEGYKSEIVKFKIEDPNGQELTEEIINAPKAVLIFSYHPQSVSPELLKQLEAKVKTQGATVVYGVSTLPNTFKTVKNAMMDGTAIKTIARSNPFVLILENGKIVDKQPATDYLK; translated from the coding sequence ATGCTTAAAGGTTTATTACGTTTCGTTATTGCCGTCATCTTCATCCTTTCCGGTTTTGTAAAGGCGGTGGATCTGGTAGGGTTTTCCTTCAAAATGGAAGAATACTTCTCCCCTACGGTCTTTGATATGCCGTTTTTCGAAAAATTTGCCCTGCCGCTTTCCATTATCGTTGTGGTGCTGGAACTTCTTTTGGGCTTTATGCTGCTGATTAAATTAAAGCTTAAATTCACCCTTTCCGCATTAATTGCGCTTTGCATTTTCTTCGGCTTCCTGACGTTCTATTCTGCTTATTATAATGTAGTTACGGACTGCGGATGTTTTGGGGATGCTATTAAATTTACCCCTTGGCAAAGTTTTATCAAGGATGTTGTACTGCTGATCGGCTTAGTTATCGTATTCATTCTGTACGGCAAAGATTTTAAAAAGAAAGACGCGTACAGCTACAATCCTAAAAAAGAATCGGGAAATAAATTTAAATATATCTTATTGGGTATTTTTACAGTAGCCATGATCTTGGTGGGCGCGCACGGAATTGTGCATGAACCGCTCATCGATTTCCGTGACTATAAGATTGGGACGGACATTAAAGCCGAAAAAGCGAAAATCAGTAAAAATCCTTCCGAATACAAGACTTTTTATTCCCTTAAAAATTCTAAGACGGGAGAAACGGTAAAAGTAAACCAGGACGATTATATCAAGGAAACGAAATACTGGGCGGAAGGCTCACCGTGGAAAATTGAAGAAGGAAAAAACGAATCTGTGCTGATCAAAGAAGGATATAAATCAGAGATCGTAAAATTCAAGATCGAAGATCCGAACGGACAGGAATTAACGGAAGAAATCATCAATGCACCAAAAGCAGTGCTCATTTTTTCTTATCATCCGCAATCGGTTTCCCCCGAACTTCTGAAACAGCTTGAAGCGAAAGTAAAAACCCAGGGCGCTACCGTAGTCTATGGCGTTTCAACCCTTCCGAACACCTTTAAAACCGTTAAAAATGCCATGATGGACGGAACTGCCATTAAAACCATTGCCAGAAGCAACCCGTTCGTCCTGATCCTGGAAAACGGAAAAATTGTCGATAAACAGCCGGCGACGGACTATTTGAAATAA
- a CDS encoding TerB family tellurite resistance protein, whose amino-acid sequence MQKSNKPIAGYHLLMILSSVDGEFAPEEGMLVQQYLAEEFPFKMNLDNELETIALLQPEEWKDHFEFHARCFYEDSTEQERTNFIQFAKTLIKADNVVTDEEHTFYTLLKNLWNINRTEN is encoded by the coding sequence ATGCAAAAATCCAATAAGCCGATTGCCGGTTACCACCTGCTGATGATCCTTTCCTCTGTGGACGGAGAATTTGCTCCGGAAGAAGGAATGCTGGTACAGCAGTATCTAGCGGAGGAATTTCCTTTTAAAATGAACCTCGACAACGAGCTTGAAACCATCGCTCTGCTACAGCCGGAAGAATGGAAAGACCATTTTGAGTTCCACGCCCGTTGTTTCTATGAAGATTCTACGGAACAGGAGCGTACCAATTTTATCCAATTTGCGAAAACGCTTATTAAAGCAGATAACGTTGTTACGGATGAAGAACATACTTTTTATACGCTTTTGAAAAACCTTTGGAATATTAACAGAACAGAAAATTAA
- the tpiA gene encoding triose-phosphate isomerase produces MRRKIVAGNWKMNKNVIDAQQLMVQLLSYKNNHTANCEVWIAPPALYLMMAKDIFEKDEIGVFAQDISEHESGAYTGEISADMLESIDATGSLIGHSERRQYHGETDSHCNRKVKLALDKGLIPVYCNGETLEQRKAGQHFEVVKNQTEVALFTLSAEEIKKVVIAYEPVWAIGTGETATPEQAQEIHAHIRNIIAAKYGQEVADEVSILYGGSVKPDNAKEIFSQPDIDGGLIGGAALKLEDFSKIIEAFNS; encoded by the coding sequence ATGAGAAGAAAAATAGTTGCAGGAAACTGGAAAATGAACAAAAATGTAATTGATGCCCAACAGTTGATGGTTCAGTTGCTAAGCTATAAAAACAACCATACGGCAAACTGTGAGGTTTGGATCGCTCCTCCGGCTTTATACCTGATGATGGCGAAAGATATTTTTGAAAAGGATGAAATCGGCGTTTTTGCACAGGACATCAGCGAACATGAAAGCGGGGCGTATACCGGGGAAATTTCTGCAGACATGCTGGAATCCATCGATGCTACCGGTTCACTAATCGGGCATTCCGAAAGAAGACAATACCACGGTGAAACAGATTCTCACTGCAACAGAAAAGTAAAATTGGCTTTAGACAAAGGCCTGATTCCTGTTTACTGTAACGGAGAAACCCTGGAGCAGAGAAAAGCGGGACAGCACTTTGAAGTGGTAAAAAACCAGACGGAAGTTGCTCTTTTCACCCTTTCTGCAGAAGAAATTAAAAAAGTAGTGATTGCCTACGAACCGGTTTGGGCTATCGGTACGGGCGAAACAGCCACTCCTGAACAGGCACAGGAAATCCACGCTCACATCAGAAACATTATTGCTGCAAAATACGGACAGGAAGTAGCGGATGAAGTTTCCATTTTGTATGGAGGTTCCGTAAAGCCGGATAACGCGAAGGAAATTTTTTCCCAGCCGGATATTGACGGCGGACTGATCGGCGGAGCTGCTCTGAAATTAGAGGATTTCTCCAAAATCATCGAAGCCTTCAATTCGTAA
- a CDS encoding esterase-like activity of phytase family protein — protein sequence MKKILLSAWVLTSLVACKDYEMVDNNQDINYSKLPQEFPFSKLATINGVDVINGGFGSGAAAHPTRKGEFYVITDRGPNTDYLNGKKFLAPSFTPTIMHFKINAEGNIEVIKYIKLKNPSGQPITGLPNPAGMGSTGEIAYDANGNVLGTDNYGLDSESIVAAADGTFWVSDEYGPHIVHYSAEGVEMERISPIGVNTGTRKLPAVLAKRRANRGMEGLCITPDGRTLVGTIQSMMYVPSKSLATNKTLTRIITFDIATGQTKQFLYQQDGGASDSVCDITALSSTEFLVIERDGNFGSQGGIKKVYRINLSGASDVNGSDLTAVDGMKINGKALEQCTWSEISAAGIQAVSKTLAVDLVAKLGYEHDKFEGIVYLGNNKLAVFNDDDFGIVDDGNGNPKAKILPKTGKVDKGTMYVVDIK from the coding sequence ATGAAAAAAATACTGCTTTCTGCATGGGTGCTTACTTCCTTAGTGGCCTGTAAAGATTATGAAATGGTCGATAACAATCAGGATATCAATTATTCAAAGCTGCCACAGGAATTTCCTTTCAGCAAGCTTGCAACCATTAATGGCGTTGACGTGATCAACGGAGGCTTCGGATCCGGTGCAGCGGCACATCCTACAAGAAAAGGGGAGTTTTATGTAATTACGGACCGTGGTCCCAATACGGATTACCTGAATGGCAAGAAATTCCTGGCTCCTTCTTTTACACCTACCATCATGCATTTCAAAATCAATGCAGAAGGGAATATTGAAGTCATCAAATATATCAAGCTTAAAAATCCGTCAGGACAGCCGATCACGGGACTACCGAATCCTGCGGGAATGGGTAGCACGGGAGAAATAGCCTATGATGCCAACGGAAATGTACTGGGAACGGATAATTACGGACTGGACAGTGAAAGTATTGTCGCTGCTGCAGACGGTACTTTCTGGGTATCGGATGAATACGGGCCTCATATTGTACATTACAGCGCAGAAGGGGTAGAGATGGAAAGAATCAGCCCGATCGGGGTAAATACAGGAACACGCAAATTGCCGGCAGTATTGGCCAAAAGAAGGGCGAACAGAGGGATGGAAGGATTGTGCATTACACCGGACGGAAGAACGTTGGTAGGAACCATCCAGTCGATGATGTATGTGCCAAGCAAAAGTCTGGCTACCAATAAGACCTTAACGAGAATCATAACTTTCGATATTGCTACCGGGCAGACCAAGCAGTTTTTATACCAGCAGGACGGTGGCGCTTCCGATTCGGTATGCGACATTACCGCACTGAGCAGTACGGAGTTTCTTGTTATTGAAAGAGACGGAAACTTCGGTTCCCAGGGAGGAATCAAAAAAGTATACCGGATCAATCTTTCCGGAGCTTCGGATGTAAACGGATCCGATCTTACTGCAGTGGATGGAATGAAAATTAACGGAAAAGCGTTGGAGCAGTGTACCTGGAGCGAGATTTCCGCAGCGGGGATCCAGGCGGTTTCTAAAACCCTTGCCGTTGACCTGGTGGCAAAACTGGGATATGAGCATGATAAATTTGAAGGAATTGTCTACCTCGGAAACAACAAGTTGGCTGTTTTCAATGACGATGACTTTGGAATCGTGGACGACGGAAACGGAAATCCTAAAGCGAAAATTCTTCCGAAAACAGGAAAAGTCGACAAAGGTACAATGTACGTTGTCGATATTAAATAG
- a CDS encoding site-specific integrase — MPLFISGGDWDSEKQRPLNIYCKPYKKLNAVLNSLKIRISELLRENPHVSVKTISTVIKNICSEEHPVYTTGSFLSLMGEYLEQKKNAVCLSTYRRYQVFMRLMEKFEGFRYQRIFPEGIDRSFIADFYAFGRQEEYTESTINRSAEFIKTILNFAETKGIRTNVRQLEIPKCKVSRKVMILDEKEIVRIKKLKVPKSLQHAKDWLIISCYTGQRISDFMRFNPSQLLNIEGRPCISFVQQKTGKEVVLPLHPVVLKVMARYGNSFPKPLNPGIYNEQIKKIAALAKINDKVTIRKRMGFRGKETDTEKWQNISSHIGRRSFASNFYGKIPTPLLMQATGHSTEQMFLNYINPVNHARVINLGNYFDKIYAEGA; from the coding sequence TTGCCGCTTTTTATTTCCGGAGGAGATTGGGATTCTGAAAAGCAGAGGCCATTAAATATTTACTGCAAACCATATAAAAAGCTTAATGCTGTATTAAATAGTCTGAAGATCAGGATTTCAGAACTTCTCAGAGAAAATCCCCATGTTTCTGTAAAAACCATTTCTACAGTTATCAAAAACATCTGTTCTGAAGAGCATCCTGTGTATACTACAGGTTCATTCCTTTCTCTGATGGGAGAGTATCTGGAACAGAAGAAGAATGCAGTCTGCCTTTCCACTTACCGCCGTTACCAGGTTTTTATGCGTCTGATGGAAAAATTTGAAGGTTTTCGATATCAGCGTATTTTCCCGGAAGGAATAGACCGTTCCTTTATTGCAGACTTTTATGCATTCGGAAGACAGGAAGAATATACCGAAAGCACCATTAACCGATCGGCAGAATTCATCAAAACCATCCTGAATTTCGCTGAAACAAAGGGAATAAGAACGAATGTAAGGCAGCTGGAAATTCCCAAATGTAAGGTTTCCAGAAAAGTAATGATCCTGGATGAGAAGGAAATTGTACGAATCAAGAAGCTGAAGGTTCCCAAAAGTCTGCAGCATGCCAAAGACTGGCTGATTATCAGCTGCTATACGGGCCAGCGGATCTCGGATTTCATGAGGTTTAATCCAAGCCAGCTTTTAAACATTGAGGGCAGGCCATGTATTTCTTTCGTTCAGCAAAAGACAGGGAAAGAGGTTGTGCTTCCGCTTCATCCCGTGGTGCTTAAGGTCATGGCGCGCTATGGAAACAGTTTCCCGAAACCTCTAAATCCCGGCATCTATAACGAGCAGATTAAAAAAATTGCAGCACTGGCGAAAATCAACGACAAAGTTACCATACGAAAAAGGATGGGGTTTCGGGGAAAAGAAACGGATACGGAGAAATGGCAGAATATCAGCAGCCATATCGGAAGAAGGAGCTTTGCCTCAAACTTTTACGGCAAAATCCCGACTCCATTGCTGATGCAGGCTACCGGCCACAGTACCGAGCAGATGTTTCTTAATTACATCAACCCGGTAAACCATGCAAGAGTCATCAACCTGGGCAATTATTTTGATAAAATTTATGCGGAAGGAGCTTAG
- a CDS encoding transposase has product MNFKNIHIGSLIEKKAAESGIEISRICNFMKCDEDQVNIMYQSHDLSTDHLLRWSKLLEYDFFRLYTQHLILYAPPGSMNQHNKETEKKSQLPVFRKNIYTKEIIDFMMDLLHKGVKTKAEIIREYRIPKTTLYKWITKETTANPNEYENA; this is encoded by the coding sequence ATGAATTTCAAAAACATCCATATCGGCAGTCTCATTGAAAAAAAAGCAGCGGAAAGCGGGATCGAAATCTCCCGCATCTGCAACTTTATGAAATGCGATGAAGACCAGGTGAACATCATGTACCAATCTCATGACCTTTCCACCGACCATCTCCTGCGGTGGAGCAAACTTCTTGAGTACGATTTTTTCAGGCTCTATACCCAGCATCTGATCCTTTATGCCCCGCCCGGCAGCATGAATCAGCACAATAAGGAAACGGAAAAGAAATCCCAGCTTCCTGTATTCCGCAAGAACATCTACACCAAGGAAATCATTGATTTTATGATGGACCTGCTGCACAAAGGAGTAAAAACAAAGGCGGAAATCATCCGCGAGTACCGTATTCCCAAAACAACGCTTTACAAATGGATCACCAAAGAAACGACCGCAAACCCGAACGAATATGAGAACGCCTGA
- a CDS encoding helix-turn-helix domain-containing protein codes for MIRIKYPDKEAVCSKILDKSEIGFLDIIRLNTLIAGQPDRERSQENQKLKSYDKRTILQILDYQKKHRLNNTQLAGHFKLSRNTVTKWKKLFL; via the coding sequence ATGATCCGGATCAAATATCCCGACAAAGAAGCGGTCTGCAGCAAGATTCTGGACAAAAGCGAAATTGGTTTTCTGGACATTATCCGGCTCAATACCCTTATTGCAGGGCAGCCGGACAGGGAAAGAAGCCAGGAAAACCAGAAGCTCAAATCCTACGACAAGAGAACGATTTTACAGATTCTGGACTACCAGAAAAAGCACAGGCTGAACAACACCCAGCTGGCAGGACATTTTAAGCTGAGCCGCAATACCGTAACCAAGTGGAAAAAGCTGTTTCTCTAA
- a CDS encoding helix-turn-helix domain-containing protein, translating into MKTPDYRKIYQDMIRMKYPEKEELCQSILSKKRIEPLDIIRLNAVIAGNSYKERARDNQKLKSYDKKTILQILHYQKKNQLNNTELAKHFDLSRNTVAKWRKIFFSLEPPLDEPC; encoded by the coding sequence ATGAAGACGCCTGATTACAGGAAAATTTACCAGGATATGATCCGAATGAAGTATCCTGAAAAAGAAGAGTTGTGCCAAAGTATTTTAAGTAAAAAAAGAATTGAGCCGCTGGATATTATCCGCCTGAATGCTGTTATTGCAGGCAACAGCTATAAAGAAAGGGCAAGGGATAACCAGAAACTCAAATCATATGATAAGAAAACAATTCTTCAGATCTTACATTACCAGAAAAAAAACCAGCTGAACAATACAGAACTGGCCAAACATTTTGACCTTAGCAGAAATACCGTTGCCAAATGGAGAAAAATTTTTTTTTCTCTTGAACCGCCACTGGATGAGCCTTGTTAA
- the clpP gene encoding ATP-dependent Clp endopeptidase proteolytic subunit ClpP: MDIKKEFRDFSTKHLGNNGLVTDQYMNMYGPTNLTPYIMEERRLNVAQMDVFSRLMMDRIIFLGTGIDDQVANIVTAQLLFLESADPSKDIQIYINSPGGSVYAGLGIYDTMQIIKPDVATICTGIAASMGAVLLVAGEKGKRSALKHSRVMIHQPSGGAQGVASDMEINLREMLKLKKELYEIISEHSGQTYEWVEKASDRDYWMTSEEAKGYGMVDEVLQRAKKA, from the coding sequence ATGGACATTAAAAAAGAATTCAGAGATTTCTCTACGAAACATTTAGGAAACAACGGTCTGGTTACCGATCAATATATGAATATGTACGGCCCTACGAATCTTACTCCCTACATTATGGAGGAAAGAAGACTGAACGTAGCGCAGATGGACGTTTTCTCCCGTCTGATGATGGACCGCATTATTTTCCTGGGAACAGGAATCGATGATCAGGTAGCCAATATCGTAACCGCACAGCTTTTGTTCCTGGAAAGTGCTGACCCTTCAAAAGACATTCAGATTTACATCAACTCTCCGGGGGGAAGTGTATACGCCGGATTGGGAATTTACGATACGATGCAGATCATTAAGCCGGACGTAGCTACGATCTGTACCGGAATTGCCGCTTCCATGGGAGCAGTTTTACTGGTAGCAGGGGAGAAAGGTAAGCGTTCTGCACTGAAACACTCTAGGGTGATGATCCACCAGCCGTCAGGAGGTGCTCAGGGGGTAGCTTCAGATATGGAGATCAATCTGAGAGAGATGTTAAAACTTAAAAAAGAGCTTTACGAAATTATTTCCGAACATTCCGGACAAACGTACGAATGGGTGGAAAAAGCGTCAGACCGTGACTACTGGATGACTTCCGAGGAAGCAAAAGGTTATGGCATGGTAGACGAAGTTTTGCAGAGAGCTAAAAAAGCATAA
- the dnaG gene encoding DNA primase: MISKQTIDKIFSTIRVEEIVGEYVQLKRAGSNFKGLSPFHDEKTPSLVVSASKQIWKDFSTGKGGTAISFLMEIENFTYPEALRHAAKKYGIEIEEDKKDFSEEAKMAQSERDKLYKIHEVANDFFQNFLWEVEEGKAVGLSYFKERELRDDIIKKFQLGYSPEKKNAFTEYALEKGYSKDLLEKSGLSIFPENSPGGIDRFRERVMFPIHSFSGRVLGFGARILKNNVKTAKYLNSPETEIYHKSNVLYGLNQSKQAISRKNVCLLVEGYMDVISLHMSGIENVVASSGTSLTTEQIKLIKRLTENVTILFDGDNAGIKASFRSIDMLLTEGMNIRVLLFPDGDDPDSFARKHPQEYVEKFIENEAMDFIDFKAEILLKEVGDDPIKKAEAIRDIVKSVSFVQNALKREIYLKQVSSKFGLSEQSLFNELNVQKQITQQNQPHHAQPQKEAPPAKMEVVPLDEEKSDPFLFEVLFMENKLIDHMLMFGDIVLKRRNEKEEEYQITVIEEILYHFDEEEYRFLAKGNEVIIEHVKEGIRNEELRSGNFFITFMDEEITTKVVDALLPVNELENWASRNIFPPNYGDKIADQVRGDVLLHKYRYIDYLIAQTAKDLEQFRDSDQTKYFELLQKIMLMKQASIRLSEMIEYSPIKGIYVNRKK; encoded by the coding sequence ATAAGAGTAGAAGAAATCGTTGGCGAATATGTGCAGCTGAAAAGGGCAGGGTCTAATTTCAAGGGGCTCAGTCCATTCCATGATGAGAAAACACCGAGTTTAGTAGTATCTGCCAGCAAGCAGATCTGGAAGGATTTTTCAACAGGAAAAGGGGGGACTGCCATCTCCTTTTTAATGGAAATTGAAAATTTTACTTATCCTGAGGCCCTTCGCCACGCCGCGAAGAAATATGGCATTGAGATCGAGGAAGACAAGAAAGATTTTTCCGAGGAAGCAAAAATGGCACAATCGGAACGGGATAAGCTGTATAAAATACACGAAGTTGCCAATGATTTCTTTCAGAATTTCCTTTGGGAAGTGGAAGAAGGGAAGGCGGTCGGTCTTTCTTATTTCAAAGAGCGTGAGCTTCGCGATGACATCATCAAAAAATTCCAGCTGGGGTATTCTCCCGAAAAGAAAAATGCTTTCACCGAGTATGCGCTGGAGAAAGGATATTCCAAAGATCTCTTGGAGAAGTCGGGACTTTCCATTTTCCCCGAAAATTCACCGGGCGGCATCGACCGTTTCAGGGAAAGGGTAATGTTCCCGATCCACAGTTTTTCCGGAAGGGTACTGGGATTCGGGGCAAGAATCCTGAAGAATAATGTAAAAACCGCAAAATACCTCAACTCTCCGGAGACGGAAATTTATCATAAATCCAATGTCCTGTATGGCCTGAACCAAAGCAAGCAGGCTATATCCAGAAAGAATGTCTGCCTGTTGGTGGAAGGATATATGGATGTGATCTCCCTTCACATGTCGGGTATCGAAAATGTGGTGGCGAGTTCCGGAACTTCCCTGACGACGGAGCAGATTAAATTAATTAAAAGGCTGACGGAAAATGTTACCATTCTTTTTGACGGGGATAATGCCGGAATAAAAGCCAGCTTCCGAAGCATCGATATGTTGCTGACCGAAGGAATGAACATCCGTGTGCTGCTTTTTCCCGATGGTGATGATCCCGATTCGTTCGCCCGGAAGCATCCGCAGGAATACGTGGAAAAATTCATCGAAAATGAAGCGATGGATTTTATCGATTTTAAGGCTGAAATCCTTTTAAAAGAAGTGGGGGACGATCCCATTAAAAAAGCGGAGGCGATCCGTGATATCGTAAAATCGGTTTCTTTCGTACAGAATGCCTTAAAACGGGAGATTTACCTGAAGCAGGTTTCCAGCAAGTTTGGCCTGTCGGAGCAGAGCTTATTTAATGAGCTGAATGTACAGAAGCAGATCACGCAGCAGAACCAGCCCCATCATGCACAGCCGCAAAAGGAAGCTCCACCGGCAAAGATGGAGGTCGTTCCTCTGGATGAAGAAAAATCCGACCCGTTTTTGTTCGAGGTTTTATTTATGGAAAATAAGCTGATCGATCACATGCTGATGTTTGGCGATATTGTACTGAAAAGGAGAAACGAAAAAGAGGAAGAATATCAGATTACCGTGATCGAGGAAATCCTTTATCATTTCGATGAAGAAGAATACCGGTTTTTAGCCAAAGGAAACGAGGTGATCATTGAGCACGTAAAAGAAGGCATCCGTAATGAGGAGCTGAGGAGCGGGAACTTTTTCATTACTTTCATGGACGAAGAAATTACGACAAAAGTTGTAGATGCGCTGCTGCCGGTGAATGAACTGGAAAACTGGGCGTCGAGAAATATATTTCCTCCCAATTACGGAGATAAGATTGCCGATCAGGTGAGGGGGGATGTCCTGCTTCACAAATACAGGTATATTGATTACCTGATTGCACAGACGGCTAAAGACCTGGAACAATTCCGGGATTCTGACCAGACGAAGTATTTTGAACTTTTACAGAAAATTATGCTGATGAAACAGGCTTCCATTAGATTAAGCGAAATGATCGAGTATTCGCCTATCAAAGGGATTTATGTCAACAGAAAAAAATAG